The window GATCCCTTGGGAGGACTGACTGCGACGCTCACCCGCCCGCTGTCGACCGTGCTGGCGCCCCTGCGAAGTACGGTGCTGCGGCTCCTCGCGTTGGCAGGCGTCATCGTGCTCGCCCTGGTGCCACCCATGCTGCTGCTCACGCGCGCCACCACGCGGGAGCTGAGGGGCCTCAGCCTGGAAGCAGCCGATCTGGATGCGGTGGGCCGGTCGCACACGCTGAAGGTGTCGGAGGGCGCGCCCGCCGAGGTACGGGTGCTGGCTGAGGCGCTGCGCGACATGGTCGATCGGCTGAACGCTTCGCGTCAGGCGTTGGCTCGCCAGGAGAGCCTCGCCGCTGTCGGTATGCTGGCAGCCGGACTGGCGCACGAGATCCGCACGCCGCTGGCCGTATTGCAGGGCTCGGCTGATCTCCTCGATCGCAAGATCGCCGCCGACGCACCCGAGCGGGAACTGGTGGTGTTCATCCAGGAGGAGGTGGGGCGGTTGGCCCGTCTGGTGGAGGATCTGCTGGTGTTCGCCCGACCGCGCACACCCGAGTGTGCGGCGGTTCGCCTCGATCGCATCGCGGAGCGGGCGGCCAGCGCCATGGACGCCACCGCGCGCGACGCCGGAATCGATCTCCGCACGAGCCTGGCTCCCGCGGTGGCCTGGGCAGACGAGGGACAGGCGTACCAGGTGTTGCTCAACGTGTTGGCGAACGCGATTCATGCGACCCCTGCAGGGCGTGCGATCCAGGTGCGCACCCACGAGGACGCGGAGCGGGCCTGGATCGAGATCGAGGATCAAGGGACGGGCATCCGCCCCGAGGACCTGGAACGGATCTGGGAGCCCCTGTTCACAACCCGGCGCGCCGGAACGGGACTCGGACTGGCGATCGTCAAACGGATCGTCGACGACCATGGAGGCGCGGTCACGGTGGAGAGCAGGTTGGGTGAGGGGTCGTGCTTCAGGATCGCCCTGCCGCGACCCGAGGAATCGCTACGGGAGCTCGAGGCATGAGCCAGACCATCCTGGTCGTCGACGACGAGGCTCGAATCCGACGTCTGCTGCAGATGTCGCTGGAGGCCGAGGGCTACCACGTGGTGTTGGCGGCCAACGCAGCCGAGGCCGATCGAGTCCTCCGCAGCGAGGCCGTCGACCTCATGCTCACCGATCTGGCGCTGCCGGACGGCTCCGGTCTGGACCTGCTCGCCGCCCTGCGGCAGCGCTCCAGTGACATCCCCGTGATCCTGATCACGGCCTTCGGCACCGTGGAATCGGCCGTCGAGGCCATGAAGCTCGGCGCCTTCGACTACGTCATCAAACCGTTCCGGGCCGAGGAGATCGAAGCGCTCGTCGATCGAGCGCTGTCCCTGCGTCGGGCCGAGCAGGAGAATCGCTACCTGCGCGAGGTGACCGCCACGGCGTTCGAAGGCATCACGGCCAAGAGCGCGTCCATGCTGGAGGTCATCCGCGCCATCGAGCGCGTGGCCGCTGCACCGACCACCGTGCTCATCACCGGCGAGACCGGTGTGGGCAAGGAGCTGGTGGCGCGTGCGCTCCACGCCCGCTCCCCGCGGCACGACCGGTTGTTCGTCGCGCTCAACTGCGCGGCCATCCCCCGCGAGCTGCTCGAAGCCGAGTTCTTCGGGGTCACCAAGGGTGCGTTCACGGGGGCGACCAAGGACCGACCCGGCAAGTTCGAGCTGGCCAGCGGCGGTACGCTCTTCCTGGACGAGATCGGGGATATGTCTCTCGACCTGCAGGCCAAGCTGCTGCGTGTGTTGCAGGAGGGCACGGTAGAGCGCGTGGGCTCCAACCAATCTCGACGCGTCGACGTGCGCGTCCTCTCGGCCACCCACCGCGACCTGGAGGAGATGGTGCGGGAGGGGAGCTTTCGTTCCGA is drawn from Gemmatimonadota bacterium and contains these coding sequences:
- a CDS encoding ATP-binding protein, with protein sequence MTPVAHARSRPWFIPDSLPGRLGTLLVALTVLAAGAATWIEVARDRNLAIDRARAELQAQVDLVAERLKGAVEARARAVSLWPGLQVAQDLAIDDLDLRLSQSLTQLVEAFDGVDVALGVDAAGVALSSSEFEWVGRALTGTPLWDGRQALQAETSPLAAARLLAAPQGTPAFPDSVLLVVSAPVRAAADGSLLGWIVLVSSWSQVVRGAAGPLLPRFSMHGPDLRAWGEAPEGVDALVAERELFIDPLGGLTATLTRPLSTVLAPLRSTVLRLLALAGVIVLALVPPMLLLTRATTRELRGLSLEAADLDAVGRSHTLKVSEGAPAEVRVLAEALRDMVDRLNASRQALARQESLAAVGMLAAGLAHEIRTPLAVLQGSADLLDRKIAADAPERELVVFIQEEVGRLARLVEDLLVFARPRTPECAAVRLDRIAERAASAMDATARDAGIDLRTSLAPAVAWADEGQAYQVLLNVLANAIHATPAGRAIQVRTHEDAERAWIEIEDQGTGIRPEDLERIWEPLFTTRRAGTGLGLAIVKRIVDDHGGAVTVESRLGEGSCFRIALPRPEESLRELEA
- a CDS encoding sigma-54 dependent transcriptional regulator, yielding MSQTILVVDDEARIRRLLQMSLEAEGYHVVLAANAAEADRVLRSEAVDLMLTDLALPDGSGLDLLAALRQRSSDIPVILITAFGTVESAVEAMKLGAFDYVIKPFRAEEIEALVDRALSLRRAEQENRYLREVTATAFEGITAKSASMLEVIRAIERVAAAPTTVLITGETGVGKELVARALHARSPRHDRLFVALNCAAIPRELLEAEFFGVTKGAFTGATKDRPGKFELASGGTLFLDEIGDMSLDLQAKLLRVLQEGTVERVGSNQSRRVDVRVLSATHRDLEEMVREGSFRSDLYYRINVFPIHVPPLRERREDIAPIAEAVVAAQARRMGRELRLAPDVVTRLAAYHWPGNVRELANVLERAALLADGKTITHVELPRSGAVQAQEGHRDAGAVEPLREAVQRAEAEAIAKALEATGDNKTQAAKLLGISVRTLWYKLRELGLDGHAGEEGGEA